In one window of Clupea harengus chromosome 4, Ch_v2.0.2, whole genome shotgun sequence DNA:
- the si:ch211-156j16.1 gene encoding fibrous sheath CABYR-binding protein codes for MKIQLLLLLALAGPLFSVANATSTLPKRQPPLSKSPPRNPVAPEEEAPVATDAPAEAEAAPAAEATEAAPEETAAVEEAAVEEAVTEAPVAAEEAEVEVAPAEVAPEEPVATDAPVEPAAEPEAEPEAEPAAEPEPEPAAEPAPEEPAVEPAAEPAAEPEAEPEAAAAEEAPEGDVTVEEEGMGSGQVVGIVIGALIAVIVVIVIIVVVVRRMGQYS; via the exons CTTCCACCCTGCCCAAAAG gCAACCGCCGCTCTCGAAGTCGCCGCCGAGGAACCCCGTCGCGCCCGAAGAGGAAGCTCCCGTTGCCACGGACGCGCCGGCCGAAGCCGAAGCCGCGCCCGCAGCCGAAGCCACTGAAGCCGCTCCGGAGGAAACCGCAGCCGTCGAAGAGGCGGCCGTCGAAGAGGCGGTGACGGAGGCCCCGGTCGCTGCTGAAGAGGCGGAGGTAGAAGTGGCCCCGGCCGAGGTCGCTCCTGAGGAACCGGTCGCCACCGACGCCCCCGTAGAACCCGCCGCAGAACCGGAGGCAGAACCGGAGGCGGAACCCGCAGCGGAACCCGAGCCTGAGCCAGCAGCAGAACCTGCGCCAGAGGAGCCTGCCGTAGAACCCGCCGCAGAACCCGCCGCAGAACCGGAAGCAGAAccggaagcagcagcagcagaggaggcaCCTGAGGGGGATGTGACGGTGGAGGAAG AAGGGATGGGCTCAGGCCAGGTCGTGGGGATTGTGATTGGTGCTCTGATTGCTGTGATTGTGGTCATCGTGATCATCGTGGTGGTTGTGCGGAGGATGGGCCAGTACTCGTAA